From one Anopheles cruzii chromosome 3, idAnoCruzAS_RS32_06, whole genome shotgun sequence genomic stretch:
- the LOC128275157 gene encoding la protein homolog, translated as MTESETKTTGEEVPAQSEPVELSTNEAAIIRQLEYYFGDANLLKDKFLKEQIKLDDGWVALDVLLTFKRLKALSEDKKVIADAIEKSSEGLVEVSEDREKLRRHPERPIPELDEETRKELYTRTVYVKGFAPQDGTNMNELVEFFQPYEKVTNIVMRKYHDKPTKKYLFKGSVFVTFVSTEQCEKFLAIDKLTYKGKELIRKMQNDYFVAKQAENKERAEKIEQRKRKKEEAQTLATAHLPTGASVFLEGLGTDPSRETSRETIKEAIKKLDDTLEFAFVDFKIGDKSGYVRFNQEGAGKRFVEKLTDNKIKIDDSDVTVELLVDEKEAEYLKKVVQDQQARRKGGNAKGKGGRGHRGNNHKNFGGQKRKREDGEEDKAGNEPPVKKVETPTESKKQTVNSDSTTVEAE; from the exons ATGACCGAATCGGAGACGAAGACTACCGGCGAAGAAGTACCGGCACAGTCGGAACCAGTGGAGCTCTCGACGAACGAGGCGGCCATCATCCGTCAGCTGGAGTACTACTTCGGCGATGCCAACCTGCTGAAGGATAAGTTTCTGAAGGAGCAGATCAAACTGGACGACGGCTGGGTTGCGCTCGATGTGCTGTTGACCTTCAAACGGCTAAAGGCTCTGAGCGAGGATAAGAAGGTGATTGCCGATGCGATCGAAAAGTCCTCCGAAGGGTTGGTCGAGGTGAGCGAGGATCGGGAAAAGTTGCGCCGCCATCCAGAGCGCCCCATTCCGGAGCTGGACGAGGAAACACGCAAGGAACTTTACACGCGCACGGTGTACGTGAAGGGTTTCGCGCCACAGGACGGCACGAACATGAACGAGTTGGTGGAGTTCTTCCAGCCCTATGAAAAGGTGACCAACATCGTGATGCGCAAGTACCACGATAAACCGACCAAAAAGTATCTCTTCAAAGGCAGCGTATTCGTGACGTTCGTCAGCACGGAGCAGTGCGAAAAGTTTCTTGCGATCGACAAGCTCACGTACAAGGGCAAGGAGCTGATTCGCAAAATGCAGAACGATTACTTCGTGGCGAAACAGGCCGAAAATAAGGAGCGTGCCGAGAAGATCGAGCAGCGTAAACGAAAGAAGGAGGAAGCGCAAACTCTCGCCACGGCCCATCTGCCGACAGGTGCGAGCGTCTTCCTCGAGGGTCTCGGAACGGACCCGTCACGAGAGACATCACGGGAGACGATCAAGGAAGCGATCAAAAAACTGGACGACACGCTGGAGTTTGCTTTTGTTGATTTCAAGATCGGCGACAAGAGTGGATACGTGCGCTTCAATCAGGAGGGGGCCGGAAAGCGATTTGTCGAGAAGCTGACCGACAACAAG ATCAAGATCGACGATTCGGACGTAACGGTCGAACTGCTGGTCGACGAGAAAGAAGCCGAGTACCTGAAGAAGGTAGTACAGGACCAGCAGGCCAGGCGCAAAGGTGGTAATGCGAAGGGTAAAGGTGGCCGAGGACATCGGGGTAACAATCACAAAAATTTTGGTGGCCAAAAGCGAAAACGGGAGGACGGTGAAGAAGATAAAGCGGGGAACGAACCGCCCGTTAAGAAAGTGGAAACTCCGACAGAAAGCAAGAAACAGACCGTCAACAGTGACTCAACAACAGTGGAGGCCGAGTAG
- the LOC128270821 gene encoding histone-lysine N-methyltransferase SMYD3, which yields MKKLLHKRGDLILQEQPFACVLLPQFRHERCDRCYKLGKVLKCSGCLYVRYCDRACQQEAWPDHQAECVKLKALPAALVVPSAALMMARIIRRLQKGGDFQKGYYTAKLYRRFHDLMPHEEDIRKDTKRVEHFQAVSVVLRRLLDESAFPETAELFRIYGKMCINSFNIMDDDLNSIGTAMYLGASILDHSCRPNATASFVGARLQIRLLEDFVGSELDFGRIFISYIDLIEPPDTRREQLAERYYFHCECDRCEDEQDCRLMGAASCPNSDCKEPICIEGLADEDKCPACDTPIKQSTRERFREVTSFTRDRLAEMKDVTYFDVCRLCIDKQEGVLHPLNAHYLKTLENGFDSAIQLQKWDVALDYGARAARGYRRYCPYNPLVGLLLLSVGKIELNFGTMQAALKSLHEAEKILRVTHGEQHDLYKQKLVPLLCEAAQAYDMSQQTNVMVRRE from the exons ATGAAAAAACTGTTGCACAAACGCGGGGATCTGATACTGCAAGAGCAGCCCTTTGCTTGCGTACTGTTGCCGCAGTTCCGTCACGAACGGTGCGATCGTTGCTACAAGCT TGGGAAAGTGTTAAAATGTTCCGGCTGCCTGTACGTGCGATATTGCGATCGAGCCTGTCAGCAGGAAGCGTGGCCTGATCATCAGGCTGAATGCGTCAAACTTAAGGCTCTTCCGGCCGCGCTCGTCGTACCGTCGGCTGCCCTGATGATGGCGCGGATCATTCGGCGTCTGCAGAAAGGAGGCGACTTCCAGAAGGGTTACTACACCGCCAAACTCTACCGTCGGTTCCATGATCTGATGCCGC ATGAGGAAGACATTCGAAAGGACACTAAGAGGGTGGAGCACTTCCAAGCCGTCAGTGTCGTATTGCGCCGGTTGCTTGACGAATCGGCCTTCCCGGAAACTGCTGAGCTGTTCAGGATTTATGGCAAG ATGTGTATCAATAGCTTCAACATTATGGACGATGACTTGAACAGTATCGGCACCGCGATGTACCTGGGAGCGTCGATTCTGGATCACAGTTGCCGCCCGAATGCCACGGCATCGTTTGTTGGTGCGCGGTTGCAGATCCGTTTGTTGGAGGATTTTGTAGGGTCGGAACTAGACTTTGGCCGCATCTTTATCAGCTACATCGATCTGATAGAACCGCCCGACACTAGAAGGGAGCAGCTGGCCGAACGGTACTACTTCCACTGCGAGTGTGATCGTTGCGAGGATGAACAGGATTGCAGGCTGATGGGAGCGGCTTCCTGCCCGAACAGTGACTGCAAGGAGCCTATTTGTATCGAAGGTTTGGCGGACGAGGACAAGTGTCCGGCATGCGATACGCCCATCAAACAGTCGACTCGCGAACGGTTTCGCGAAGTTACCAGTTTCACACGCGATCGTCTAGCCGAAATGAAAGATGTAACCT aTTTCGACGTATGTCGATTGTGTATCGACAAGCAAGAAGGTGTGCTACATCCGCTAAATGCCCATTACCTCAAAACGCTGGAAAATGGCTTCGATAGCGCGATCCAGCTGCAAAAGTGGGACGTAGCCCTCGATTATGGTGCACGAGCTGCCCGCGGCTACCGTCGTTATTGTCCGTACAATCCACTTGTCGGACTGTTGCTGCTAAGCGTGGGCAAGATCGAACTAAATTTTGGCACGATGCAGGCCGCACTGAAGAGTTTGCACGAGGCGGAAAAGATACTGCGCGTGACGCACGGTGAGCAGCACGATCTATATAAGCAAAAACTGGTGCCATTGCTGTGCGAGGCGGCCCAGGCGTACGATATGTcccagcaaaccaacgttaTGGTGCGGCGCGAATAA